A single window of Agromyces aureus DNA harbors:
- a CDS encoding ABC transporter permease — translation MSARFARLLRDQNTILAAVILAGVIILTISSSGGFLSPISLETFFQFLAIPIVIGLAQMAALAVGQMNLAVGAIGGFAACSAAVLIADFGVPAWLGGIIAILIGLAAGVLNGLIVVLTQINGFIVTLATMTILSGAQYAIVGTRTITSASWPEIAAIGSARPLGVPLIFWIAVVIAGLLAIGYRQTLIARNMLASGGNPLAATLSGISNNRSLVTAHGLSGLLCGVAAFLVLASLPGANKSIGEDWLLSSFAAPIIGGVSLTGGTVAVLGTVLAATIVRLVDSARAQFQLEPSWVNFVIGAVVLGTVALDRVRTRRPATRRSRPTPPDAPPTAAARAIDPGAPA, via the coding sequence ATGAGCGCGCGCTTCGCACGACTGCTCCGAGACCAGAACACGATCCTCGCCGCCGTGATCCTCGCCGGCGTCATCATCCTGACGATCAGCTCGAGCGGCGGATTCCTCTCCCCGATCTCGCTCGAGACCTTCTTCCAGTTCCTCGCCATCCCGATCGTCATCGGCCTCGCACAGATGGCCGCCCTCGCGGTCGGCCAGATGAATCTCGCCGTCGGAGCGATCGGCGGGTTCGCCGCATGCTCGGCGGCGGTGCTCATCGCCGACTTCGGGGTGCCGGCCTGGCTCGGCGGCATCATCGCGATCCTGATCGGCCTCGCCGCCGGCGTGCTCAACGGACTCATCGTGGTGCTGACCCAGATCAACGGCTTCATCGTGACGCTCGCGACCATGACGATCCTCTCCGGTGCGCAGTACGCGATCGTCGGCACCCGCACCATCACCTCGGCCTCCTGGCCCGAGATCGCGGCGATCGGCAGTGCGAGGCCGCTCGGCGTTCCGCTCATCTTCTGGATCGCCGTCGTCATCGCCGGCCTGCTCGCGATCGGCTACCGGCAGACGCTGATCGCCAGGAACATGCTCGCCAGCGGCGGCAATCCCCTCGCGGCGACCCTCTCGGGCATCTCGAACAACCGCAGCCTCGTGACCGCGCACGGCCTCTCCGGCCTCCTCTGCGGCGTCGCCGCGTTCCTCGTGCTCGCGTCGTTGCCCGGCGCCAACAAGAGCATCGGCGAGGACTGGCTCCTGTCGAGCTTCGCCGCCCCGATCATCGGCGGCGTCTCCCTCACGGGCGGCACGGTCGCCGTGCTGGGAACCGTGCTCGCGGCGACGATCGTCCGACTGGTCGACAGCGCACGAGCGCAGTTCCAGCTGGAGCCCAGCTGGGTGAACTTCGTCATCGGCGCGGTCGTGCTCGGCACGGTCGCCCTCGACCGTGTTCGCACCCGTCGCCCGGCGACTCGCCGGAGCCGCCCGACCCCGCCCGATGCGCCGCCGACTGCGGCGGCGCGGGCCATCGATCCTGGAGCACCGGCATGA